The Helianthus annuus cultivar XRQ/B chromosome 16, HanXRQr2.0-SUNRISE, whole genome shotgun sequence genome includes a window with the following:
- the LOC110915826 gene encoding protein RADIALIS-like 1, with protein MASSSMSSHGSDSWTAKQNKAFERALAVFDKDTPDRWHNVAKCVPGKTAEEVERHYELLMQDLSSIESGRVPFPNYRATRGGA; from the coding sequence ATGGCATCTAGCTCAATGTCTTCGCATGGTTCGGACTCATGGACTGCCAAACAGAACAAGGCCTTTGAGAGGGCGCTTGCTGTGTTCGACAAGGACACCCCAGACCGTTGGCACAATGTTGCCAAATGCGTTCCTGGAAAAACCGCTGAGGAAGTGGAGAGGCATTATGAACTGCTTATGCAAGATCTCAGCAGCATTGAGAGCGGCCGAGTTCCCTTCCCCAATTACCGAGCCACCAGAGGTGGCGCGTAG